AGCAGGGGCAGGCGATGACGAGCAGGACGAGCGCGGCATATACGGATGTCGCCGTCGCCGCGAGGCCGAGCAACGGGGGCAGAACGGCGACCGCAGCTGCGATCGCGACGACCGCGGGGGTGTAGATCGCGGCGAACCGGTCCATGCCGCTCTGAAACGCGGTTTTCTGCGCCTGGGCCTTCTGGACCGACATCATGATGCGAGAGAATCGCGATTCCGAGGCCGGGGCCGTGACGGTCATGAGAAGCGCGCCGTCGAGGTTCTGGGTTCCGGCGAGCAGGTCGCAGCCGGCTGTCTTGACGATCGGCGTGCTCTCGCCCGTCATGCTGCTTTCGTCGACGTGCGACGAGCCTTCGATCGCCGTGCCGTCCATCGGCACCGTCTCGCCTGGCCGGATGCGGAGCGTTGCGCCGGCCCGAATCTGGCCGACGGGCGTTGGGTGCTCGTGCCCGGCCTCGTCGACGAGATGCGCGAGGCTGGGAAGGTTGCGGCGCAGGGCCTCGATCGACGAGCGGGCTTTCTCGCTGCTGAGGCGTTCGAGCCACTTCGCGATCGAGTACAGGAACAGCACCATCGCGCCCTCCTGCCACTCGCCGAGCGCGCCTGCGCCGATGGCTGCGGACAGCATGAGGGTGTTCATGCCGAGACTCCGGCGTTTCAGTTCGGCACCGGCCTTCCCGGCAACAGGCCATCCCGCGACGATCATCGCGAGAGGAAGGGGGGCGAAATGTCCGCTGAGCCAGGCAATGAGAATCAGAAGCCCCGAAACAACCATGACGGCGGCCTCGAGCGGCGCCGGAGCGGCCGATGCCTCTGCGGCCCCGTCCGCCTGCCGCGAATCCGCCGGCATGACGGGCTGGAACGTGACGCCGTGTTCGTCGGCCAGGCCGTCGATGATCGCCTCGCAGCCTTCGTCGAGAGTGCAGGTGACGCGCACCGTGCCGCCCATGAAGTCGAGTTCGGCTTCGGCGACGCCGCTTCGGCCACGGATCTCTGTTTCCAGTTCCTTGGCGCAGGTGGGGCAGTCGAGACCGACGACCTTCCAGACGTGCGTGTGTGTCGGATGCTTGTTCATGGTAAGAACATCCTTTCGACAGCTGTCAGCGGCGATTCAATCCTCGAACTCCGTGACATGCGGGGCCGCCGCCTCAGCCGGTTCCCCCGTGTGTGTGATGGCAACCTCGAGAAGGTCCGAAACGTGCTCGTCGGCGAGCGAATAATG
The nucleotide sequence above comes from Candidatus Ozemobacteraceae bacterium. Encoded proteins:
- a CDS encoding cation-translocating P-type ATPase is translated as MNKHPTHTHVWKVVGLDCPTCAKELETEIRGRSGVAEAELDFMGGTVRVTCTLDEGCEAIIDGLADEHGVTFQPVMPADSRQADGAAEASAAPAPLEAAVMVVSGLLILIAWLSGHFAPLPLAMIVAGWPVAGKAGAELKRRSLGMNTLMLSAAIGAGALGEWQEGAMVLFLYSIAKWLERLSSEKARSSIEALRRNLPSLAHLVDEAGHEHPTPVGQIRAGATLRIRPGETVPMDGTAIEGSSHVDESSMTGESTPIVKTAGCDLLAGTQNLDGALLMTVTAPASESRFSRIMMSVQKAQAQKTAFQSGMDRFAAIYTPAVVAIAAAVAVLPPLLGLAATATSVYAALVLLVIACPCSLVLASPVTLVSAMAAAARSGILVRSGSVLEEAAGVTTVAFDKTGTITVGEPGILDLMPAGDMSETDLLRITAALEAGSEHPLAPAFRKRAQEAGIALPHVEGFSAVRGRGVTGCIGTTTYRFGTAEWALENCPDALRDLPAIPSSCVTVSCLSDGRSLLGTVTMGDAIRPEAKEAVSRVSGSGVARTILLSGDRDETAREYAATVGIAEAEGRLSPDAKCSRIEALAKTSGPVMMVGDGVNDTPALAAAAVGVAMGTRGTDAALETAGAVLLHDDLRRLPLLIAIARRSNRIVRQNIALSVGLKLAVFALSLAGWATLWMAVLADTGASVIVVANGLRALKSPSP